The nucleotide window TCCCGGTCCTTCCCGAACAATCCAACAATATTATTCTTAGCATCTTCCCATTTGCCTATCAAATCAACACTCTTATTATCGAAAGCACGAATCCTTCCTCCTGCAAGATACTTTGAAAATATTAGCCCACGAAGTCTCTTTCTCGTTTCTTGAGTTCTTATCTTGATTTCCGATGGTGATTCTACCCAGCAAATCTCTTCATCGAGAGTGTTTTCTATGTTACTGATAATATCGTTTTTCTGAGTGCCAATTACCAATGGTGAAGGCATTATATCTACCAGCGACTTCTTAAAACTCATAGCCTCGCTGCTATCCACCCAACCGTCTGTATTTACAATAATTATCTCTGATTTCTTTGATCTAGCAATGTATACCAGTTTCTTAAGCAATGAAAGAATCCTGTTTTGGACAAAATAAGGAGATGTCGTTCCAATAAACTCGAGATGGGGCGAATGGATCGATTGTATGTCTGTTATTTCTCTGTCTAAAATGGCTAGCCCTATTGTTCCAGGAGGACCTAAGTCTGACTGGCCGAGATCTGTGTCGATAAAACAGACTGGCAAAAGATTAGACCTGATGCATCGGTTCGCAATATATAGGCTAAGGCCTGATTTTCCCGAGTCGGTGCTACCAATGACGATAACGGACTTAGGTTTAGTCGATGAGATCTTGTCGACGCACGCTTTCCACGATGCGGGAATGGTATCTTTCGATAGTACATCATAAGACGATCCATGTCCTAGATTGATCGATGACGAGAATGACTCAACTGCAAAGAATGGCATTCTCTTATCTTTTCTCACAACCGCTTTTGTCCCTTTTTTGAGAAGAGCGCCGAAGCACTCTGCGGCACCCTCTCGCACTACAACAGATGCAGGTCCGTCGACAACTAACGTCGATCCTGTCGGAACTGTCATCTCGACCATGCAAACTCGATATTTGGGTAATTGCAAGATAATTCTATCTATGAGTAAAACAAAAATTATTGCAGTTCCGAATCTATATGATCAAAATGAGCAAAATAGAATTTATTTGCATTCGCATAAAGGGAACATATATAATTAATCAAGAGGATTATTCCTTGTTCAAGTTTTGCCGTCATCTCGTATTTTTGAGCTTGTCAATTCTACGTCCTTGAAACTTCGGAATATCTCGCCGTGAGATTTCTCAAGAATGCCGTTGGCGGTTACTCATGTATGTTGTTGTGCTGGCTTATTCTCATGATGTGAAAACAAGAATCTTAGACAATCGCCCAACCATCTTATCCATGAGCCCAAAAGGAGTAATTATGATTAAGATGTGGAATCACACATTCTCGCAGGGGTACAAATAATCAATATTTGTTTCCTCGCCATAGTTCTCAAGGGATAAAAGGAAATCTCAGAGTTTTGGGGGAAATTCTTCTTGCGTCTTGCGAGGGAGGGAATACAGTTGGATATTTGCTGCAAGGATAAGCCAGAATCGAGCGGCCTTATATAAAGCGGGGAAAGCATACATTGACGATCTATGTCATTGTTTTCTTCTTATTATCCGTTACGCGTCCACTGATATCTGGAACCGCAAGTTCAGAAGATTTTGTAGCAGATTATTGGGAAAGGATCGACCTTGCCAAACCAGCACGTGATTGAGAACATACGATGGTCATCAAAAGTGATGATAAACTACATCTTTCTTGCATTTACAGATCAAGTTTTCAGGAACAAGATTTAATTCATGCTGTTGGTTCAGGCAACCCATAGAATTTCGAAAGTCTTGACAGTAATCAAGAGATCTATGAAACCTTGATGAAGTTTCATTCAGGCGGAAGACCACACTTTGAGTTCCTTTCTTATGATGAAGACGTGCCTGCGCTATATTACGCGCATGAAGTGGGATCTGCTTGGGACATTGAAAAGGTTAAAGGATATATAAACTACACCAACCCCCGCTTTATCGCTATCGATTCTTCTGGATCCCCATATATTGCTTACTCTCAAACAATAGAACCATACTTTGAAGTGGGAATAGTTATTCGAAACTCACGCACCGATGATCCCTTTCTTAATCGGAACTTCAAAGAAT belongs to Methanomassiliicoccales archaeon and includes:
- a CDS encoding Clp1/GlmU family protein, translated to MVEMTVPTGSTLVVDGPASVVVREGAAECFGALLKKGTKAVVRKDKRMPFFAVESFSSSINLGHGSSYDVLSKDTIPASWKACVDKISSTKPKSVIVIGSTDSGKSGLSLYIANRCIRSNLLPVCFIDTDLGQSDLGPPGTIGLAILDREITDIQSIHSPHLEFIGTTSPYFVQNRILSLLKKLVYIARSKKSEIIIVNTDGWVDSSEAMSFKKSLVDIMPSPLVIGTQKNDIISNIENTLDEEICWVESPSEIKIRTQETRKRLRGLIFSKYLAGGRIRAFDNKSVDLIGKWEDAKNNIVGLFGKDREFLGIGVVIETEPAKGLIKIYTTAKGNVRRIVIGTTKLDVCGRELP